From one Sesamum indicum cultivar Zhongzhi No. 13 linkage group LG13, S_indicum_v1.0, whole genome shotgun sequence genomic stretch:
- the LOC105176342 gene encoding cyclin-dependent protein kinase inhibitor SMR6-like: MGFSKKHQVEVGKESEGKKWVIAGIAIMAPLKPISREDSEDEDGSTTPTARESRIPEPEKLKCPPAPRKRRPASTCHYNGVREFFNPPELESVFICHAERAK; the protein is encoded by the coding sequence ATGGGTTTTTCAAAGAAGCATCAAGTAGAAGTGGGGAAGGAATCAGAAGGGAAGAAATGGGTTATAGCCGGAATAGCGATAATGGCGCCGTTGAAACCCATATCCAGAGAGGACAGCGAAGATGAAGACGGCTCCACAACCCCGACTGCGCGTGAATCAAGGATACCTGAACCTGAAAAACTCAAGTGCCCGCCGGCGCCGAGGAAGCGCCGCCCTGCTTCGACGTGCCATTACAATGGAGTAAGAGAGTTCTTCAATCCTCCGGAGTTGGAATCGGTGTTTATATGTCATGCTGAGAGAGCCAAGTGA